Within Streptomyces roseirectus, the genomic segment CCCCGCTCGCCGCTGCCGCCGCGACGTCCAGCACCGGCAGCTCCCGCAGGAACTCGGGGAGTTCGGCCACTCCCCGGCCCAGGCGGAGAGCGTCGGCCGCGTCGCCGAGTTTGAGGTTGAGGACGCGGTCGTAGGGAAGGGCGGTGCTGCCGCGGTCGGCGCGGGTGATGGCTTCTTCGAGGGAGTCGACCTTCATGAGGGCGTCGCGGTAGGCGCTCTTGGCGGGGAGGTCGGCGGGCAGGGAGCGGCCCGCTTTCTGGAAGGCCCTGCGCTCGGCCCGGAGTTCCTTCTTCGCCGCCTGGGCGTCCGCCTTGGCCTGGTCGATCTCCGTGCGGGCCTCCCGGCCCTTGGCGCGGGCGTCCTCCGCGTCGTAGGCGTAGAGACCGCGCAGGGCGTCCGCGAGGGTGATCTTGTCGATGGGGCCGACCGGTTCCGTCACCTCGGCGCACAGGGCCGTCAGCTGCTGGGCCGCCACCAGGCGCGCGTGCTGGGCCGTGTGCTGGATCTCGGTGCGGGCCGTGGTGTATTCGGTGAGGGCGGAGAGGGCTTTGTGGTCGGCAGTGGTCAGGGGGAGGGGGGTGCCTTTGGAGTCGGTGGGGACGCCTTGGCGGGTGGCTGTGTGTTCGGCGTTCTGGAGGGCTGTTTCGCAGGAGGAGAGTTGATCGGCGAGGGTTTCGAGGATGCCGCCGACCGCTTCGACGAGGCCGCCGAAGGCGCCGGCGGTCAGCGCGTCCCGCGTCCAGCTCGCGCGGAACTTCTCGGCGGCCTCGCCCTGCCAGCCGGTGTCCTTCACCAGGGATTCGACCTGGTCGGTGAGGGGGGTGATGACGGCTTCGAGGGAGGGTTTCGCCGTCTTGTAGGACGTGCCCATGGCCCGCAGGCCGCCGATGTCGCCGCCGATCCAGCTGTCGGTCATCAGCCCTCGCCCTTCATGAGGTCCTCGAAGAGGCCGTGGACGTCGATGTCGTGGCGGTGGAAGGAGTCGCGGGCGTAGGCGACCTTGTCGCCGTGGTCGTCGAGGCGGTCGGCGAAGAGGGTGTGGAGGGCGGAGATGAGGTGGGCGGCCTCGGAGATGGCGTGGTCGAGGCCGGGGTCGCCGCCGGCGGCGACGGCGGGGGTGAGCTGGGGGTGGAGGGCGCGGTAGTCGGCCGCCCGGGTGTGGAGGCCGGAGGCCATGGAGGTGAGGTCGGCGAGGACCACCTTGAAGTCCATCAGCGCACCGCCCCGGCGTACGCGGCGAGGTCGTCCGGCGTCCAGTGCGGGGCGGTGACCACGGGGTCGAGGCGGACCGTCACACCGTGCTCGCGCATGCCCTCCGCGAGGACGCCCAGCGAGGTCGCGACCCAGGGCTGGGCCTCGCCGAGGGCGTCCGCGAGGTGGCGCGGGCTCGTGAAGGCGAGGGCGACGGTGCCGGCGT encodes:
- a CDS encoding WXG100 family type VII secretion target; translated protein: MTDSWIGGDIGGLRAMGTSYKTAKPSLEAVITPLTDQVESLVKDTGWQGEAAEKFRASWTRDALTAGAFGGLVEAVGGILETLADQLSSCETALQNAEHTATRQGVPTDSKGTPLPLTTADHKALSALTEYTTARTEIQHTAQHARLVAAQQLTALCAEVTEPVGPIDKITLADALRGLYAYDAEDARAKGREARTEIDQAKADAQAAKKELRAERRAFQKAGRSLPADLPAKSAYRDALMKVDSLEEAITRADRGSTALPYDRVLNLKLGDAADALRLGRGVAELPEFLRELPVLDVAAAAASGAIEAKEDHDKGWSWGHAAVVDGGVALGGLAVGAVAVLAAPAEGAAAVAAVGVGATVLATSVLDHAVHEHWSEDIHDHGVVGGVLTGTGHVLEGTKDDGVRLAKDIWHGVTSIF
- a CDS encoding DUF6317 family protein, which translates into the protein MDFKVVLADLTSMASGLHTRAADYRALHPQLTPAVAAGGDPGLDHAISEAAHLISALHTLFADRLDDHGDKVAYARDSFHRHDIDVHGLFEDLMKGEG
- a CDS encoding SAV_915 family protein; the protein is MGTVNASRLLDYLEAPATPAPEPPRRSCFLDYDLPAPTLPPYHTPVFVPAHPRYTDGAAYIVYELFAHPDAGTVALAFTSPRHLADALGEAQPWVATSLGVLAEGMREHGVTVRLDPVVTAPHWTPDDLAAYAGAVR